The Fictibacillus phosphorivorans genomic sequence TATAATCGCTATAGGAGAAGAAGCAGGAAGAAAACAGATCCCAAAAATTTTAGAGAAGATCAACAACTGGAAGGAGTCTATGCATGACCACTGAAAAGACAACAAAACGAAAAAACTTTTTCTCGCAAAATAAATTCATTATTCTATTTTTGCTTGTGTTTGCCTTTATAGCGTTCTATCCACTTCCTTACTACATTACCTCGCCTGGAGATGCCAGAGTATTAGATCCTATCATTAGTGTAGAAGGTGGAGACGAAGATACAGGAGTCTTCATGCTGACAACAGTGTCGGTGGGTACAGCGAACATTCCGCAATACATATGGGCAAAGCTGAGTGATTATCGAGAAGTCATTCCTGCTGATCAGATCAGGGGAGAAGATGAGACAGATGAAGAGTACAATCAAAGACAACTTCAGATGATGGAAGATTCACAACATGCTGCAACAATCGTTGCGTTTCAAGAAGCAGGAAAAAAAGTAGATATTGAATATCATGGTGTTTATGTTACGGGAATCATGTCAGGCATGCCCGCAGAAAAAAAGTTAAAAGTTGGAGATAAGATTATTGCAGTTGACCGTAATCCGGTTATGGAAACAAAAAAACTTCTTGATACACTTGCTCCAAAAAAAGCAGGAGATTCAGTAGATTTAACGATACTCCGCGGCGATAAAAAAATGAATGTAAATTTAAATATTGAGGAGTTTCCAAAGAAATATATCCAAGATCAAGGACCTAAAGCGGGCCTAGGTATTACTTCTCCTGTAGCAGATGTTTCCATCGTAACAGATCCTAAAGTGAAAATTGACACTTCGCAGATTGGAGGGCCATCAGCTGGGCTGATGTTCACGCTTGAAATTATGGATCAGCTAACGCCAGAAGATCTTACACATGGAAAGAAGATTGCAGGAACCGGAACGATGGACCTTCAAAAGAATGTTGGACCGATCGGCGGAATCCAACAAAAGATTGTTGCAGCTGATGAAGCTGGTGCCGAGATTTTCTTTGCCCCTGTTGATGGAGAAAACTATAGTGATGCAGTGAAAGCTCAAAAAGATATTGGATCTAAAATGAAAATCGTTCCTGTTAAAACGTTGAACGATGCACTAGATTATTTAAAGAAATTATAGAGAAAAAGGATGCAGAAGCCAAATTTTGGCTGTTCTGCATCCTTTTTGCCTCGTCGGAGCGGCTGTTAAGCACGCTACGACGAGCGCCACCCAATCATTACACAATAACGGGCGGAGTGTTAAATTCTTCTTTCTCAGCTCGTAAAATATCTCGAGCTGCCCCTTGGGCATAGACTAAAGAAGTTTTCGCTTCCAACCTCAAACCAGCAGAATCATACTTTGAGACTGTTGTAACGAGAGGAAGATCTAACGACTTTTTCACAGATCCTAGATATTCTCTGCCTTTACCAGTCATCCCTAACACGCGTATGTATGAAGGGGAAGAGTCTAGAATGGCTAGCATCTCATCTTTTTTCACCTTATTTAAAACGTGTAAACATGCGCGTTGCAGTCTTGTCCAAGTATAACGTTTAGTCTTTAGATGTTTCATGAACGTTTCGTATGAGTCAGATTTTTTCATCGCTTCGATCATCCTGTACTCTAAACCTTCTTCAACCTCGTAAAAACGGTTTATTTCAGAGGGATTTGTAGATAATAGTTGATAACGAAGAAGTGGATAGAAGCGCTCCCAGTTCATAAGTGTACCTTTTTCAACTTGTTCTTGAGCTAACAACTCAAGAGTATAACCGGGCATATACGGTGCTGCTTGTTCGGCATCATTTGTAAAAATCGCTTCTCTGATAGCCGTGGCGCTAGCGATGTTACCTTTACC encodes the following:
- a CDS encoding nucleotidyltransferase, coding for MKATGVVVEYNPFHNGHYYHLQETKKATGADCIIAVMSGNFLQRGEPALLSKWKRTKMALLGGADLVIELPYAFATSHAPRFAFGSIYLLQSLGAESFCFGSESGDAELFSKTHEWLNDKQETYQEHIRSFMNNGLSYPSAASRAFESLDIPLALDLSKPNNILGFEYVRASRELGSHIRPVTIKRKNADYHDVMLGKGNIASATAIREAIFTNDAEQAAPYMPGYTLELLAQEQVEKGTLMNWERFYPLLRYQLLSTNPSEINRFYEVEEGLEYRMIEAMKKSDSYETFMKHLKTKRYTWTRLQRACLHVLNKVKKDEMLAILDSSPSYIRVLGMTGKGREYLGSVKKSLDLPLVTTVSKYDSAGLRLEAKTSLVYAQGAARDILRAEKEEFNTPPVIV
- a CDS encoding SepM family pheromone-processing serine protease, which produces MTTEKTTKRKNFFSQNKFIILFLLVFAFIAFYPLPYYITSPGDARVLDPIISVEGGDEDTGVFMLTTVSVGTANIPQYIWAKLSDYREVIPADQIRGEDETDEEYNQRQLQMMEDSQHAATIVAFQEAGKKVDIEYHGVYVTGIMSGMPAEKKLKVGDKIIAVDRNPVMETKKLLDTLAPKKAGDSVDLTILRGDKKMNVNLNIEEFPKKYIQDQGPKAGLGITSPVADVSIVTDPKVKIDTSQIGGPSAGLMFTLEIMDQLTPEDLTHGKKIAGTGTMDLQKNVGPIGGIQQKIVAADEAGAEIFFAPVDGENYSDAVKAQKDIGSKMKIVPVKTLNDALDYLKKL